The DNA segment TGAAGATCCAAGGCCCCAGCAGAATGGCCACCGCACTGCCGCTGGTGAACACGATCGAAACCGCCAGCAACGCGTCTCGCAATCGTGTCTGCACTGCTTCAAAGCGTTTGGCTTCCCAGTCCGCCGACAGATACGGCAGCATCACACCGCCGATCATCGTTCCCAGGCTGAGCAATAGCATCGGGATGATTCGTCCCGAGTGGTACTGCCCCACCGCGGCTTGTCCTGCGATCTCCGCCGACAACGTTTCGGTCGCCGGGATGAAGTGCAGGATCATGTAGCGATCCGAAAGCTCAAACAGATTGCCGATCAAGTTCATCAGCCAGAGCGCCGTTGCGTACGGCGCGAGCCTGCGAATCATGTCCCACAAACCAAAGGGCAGGTCATCGTCAGGTGATTGCGTTTCGGGCTCTTGAGCAGAATTCGTGATTGCGTCGTTGGAGTCCGAGATCTGCTGGGCTGATTCCCAGGAACGAATCAGAGACCACAGGCCAGGGATCGATGCGATCAAGCAGGATGCGGCGAACATCCACACGACCCCCGTGAACGACCCGCCGGAGATCAACCAAGCGACGCTCAACAGCGTGAAGCCGACGCCCTGCATGAACTGCATGCATGAGACCATGCGCACTTGTCGCAACGAACCGTTGAGGTCGCTGACAAAGTTGTAGGCGATCATCCCCACCACGGCTCCGACAACGCCGTAGATCAGCCGGTTGTCTTGCGGTTGCAAGAAAACGATCCAGCCAAACCAATCGGGAAGCCACAACATGGTTGTGACGAAAATCGTGGTGCATGTCAGGGTCCCGATCGCGATCCGACGCACAAACGGTGTGAGCGACTTCTTAAGACGGAAGTGTTCGGTGAATCGTGGCAGCACGCCGGGGATTCCCAGCAGCATCACCGGGGTGATCAACGTGATGAATCCGAACGCCATTGACCAACGTCCGACATCCGTGTCGTCCATCAATCGGCAGAACGCCATCCCGCGAATGAAGCCGATGCCCCGGCCGAGCACTGTCATCGCCAGCATCACGATCATGCCGATCGCCAGCGAATCGACTCGAAAGGCCGAACGGGTTGTGGTGGGTTGAGTGGCTGAGTCGGCGGTCGACATCGGCAATTGGCTTCGGTGATCAGATGGATGGTGGCGGATGACGCGAGCGGAGCAGATTCGCGTGGACGCTGTTTGAATGCGAGGTTTTGAAAGGGTGGCTCGCTGATTGGTGGCACCCTGTTCACTTCGTTGGCCAAGGAGAAAGATCGATGGATCAGGCGGGTCTCAAGTCCGGTCGAAACGGTTGTGTCGATATTTTTGGCTGAAAATCATTGACCGAACCCCTTGGTGTGCTATCGTGGTAGCACACAGGTTCGGTGCGGCGTCTGCTGCCTCGAACTCCTTCTCAGGAGACGCCCATGTTCTTTTCCATTGATGCGGCCAGCGACGTGCCGATCTACGAGCAGATCGTTCGGCAGGTCAAGCTGGCTGTTGCCGATGGCACGCTGGTTGGTGGCCAAATGCTTCCCAGTGTGCGTCAGCTTTCTCGCGACATCGCGCTGAATCCCAACACGATCGCGCGAGCTTATCGCGAGTTGCAAACCCAAGAGATTCTCAAACCGCTGCGTGGTCGCGGGATGGTGGTTCGTCGCGATGCGATGGATGCCTGCACGGCCGCCCGCGATGACTTGGTGGGGGACGGTGTTCGCCGTGCTTTGGCCGATGCGATTGCTGGCGGGATGTCACCGGATCAATTGCGGTCGCTCTTTGAATCCGAGCTTTCGCGATTGAGTGCAGCCTCCGCGAAGTCCAACTCGGACGAATCAAGCCTTGAATCTGTTTCTTCCTCCAACAACGAGCCGAGCCATGAATGAATTGGATTCTGTCGGACGTGAGCCAACGACGCGGGAAGCTTCTGACATCGCCTCGAATCGCCCAGCGTATGATTCGCACCAGGCTCGGCCGAATGTTGAACCAGGGGGCATCATTCAAGTCGATCGAGTGAGCAAGCGGTTTCGAAACACGGTTGCTTTGGACAACGTCAGTTTGCGTGTTCCGGCGGGGACGGTGTTCGCTTTGCTAGGTGAAAACGGTGCTGGCAAGACAACCTTGATTCGAATCTTGACCGGTTTTCAAAAGCCGGATTCGGGAGCGGCATCGATCCTGGGACATGACTGCGGACAGCACTCCGAGGAGATCAGGCGAAAGATCGGATACGTGTCTGACTCGCCGGCACTTTACGAGTGGATGACTCCGCCGGAGATCGGGTGGTTCGTCAGTGCGTTTTACGACGAAGGTTTTATCCCCCGGTATCGCGAATTGATCGAAGAGTTTCAGGTGCCACCGGCGACGAAGATCAAATCGATGAGCAAAGGGCAACGAGCCAAAGTGGCTCTGGCGCTCGCGACGGCTCATGATCCGGAACTGTTGATCTTGGATGAACCGACCAGCGGTTTGGATCCAATGGTCCGTCGTCAGTTCTTGGAATCGATGGTCGACCGTGCCGCTGCGGGGCGAACGGTATTGCTGTCGAGTCATCACATCAATGAAGTCGAGCGAGTCGCAGACATGGTGGCGATGATTCATGGCGGCCAAGTCAAATTGGTTCAGTCGATGAACGACTTGAAATTGCACACTCGAATCGTGACGGCAACGATGGATGACGCTCACGTCGAGTCACCGGATTTACCGGGACGTGTGCTGAGCGAAATGAACAACGGTCGGCAGAGACGCTGGGTGATCACGGATTGGAACGACGCCGGGGAACTGCACTGGGGACCTGATGACGGTGTGCGGCAATTCCATGTCAGTGTGCCAACGCTGGAAGAAGTTTTCATTGCGGTTTGTGGTCAACCCATTCGGGATGAACCTTCGGTTTTCGATCGTCGTCAGGAGGTGAACGATGGCCACTTCGCTTGATGCTTTTGCTTACCCGGCCGTTTCACGTCCACGATCAGCGTTTCAGCATTTGGTTTGGAAAGACTTTCGGATGCTGCAGACGCTGTTGTTGGCGGGTGTCATCGGCACGGCGGCGTTGTTCTTCCTGGCGGTCCTTCGTGCCGCGATCGATCCGGTCTCGGATCCGAGCCTCGCAACGCTTTCCGTGTTGTGGGTGTTGTTGCCGAACTTGGTGGCACTCGGAATTCCGCCGATTTCTCTGGGCACGGAGAACGAAGAACGAACCCTGGATTGGTTGCGGACGTTGCCGGTGACATGGTCGCAAGTGTTGTTGTCCAAGTTATTGGTCGGGTTCGCCGCCTGGGCACTGGCGGTCTTGATCGCCACAGCCTGCTTTGTGCTTTCTTGGGTCGTGTTGCGGGGCGAGTGGGACTGGGGCGAGATCGGACGGATCTCTGGTTCGGAATCGATCTTCGAGTTGATGGTTTACGGAGTCGGCTTGCTGATCTGCGGCTGGATCGCGGCGTTGATCGTTCGCAATCCGGTTGGTTCGGTGATGTTGGTGATCCCGTTGATCGTGGGCCTGACCTTATTGTGGAACTACTCGATCGCCGGGTTGGTGAGCACACATTTCCATCATGGAGTCACGTTTTTGGAGGCGACCGCTGGTCAGCGTGTTGCCATTTTGTGTTTTGCTGTGGTTTGTCTCGTTGCACTGGGGGCCGTGATCGCCGGTTTGGCTCGCCATCGCCTGGCCGGTGCGAGTGATCACCGTTGGCAGGCTCCAGCGGTGGCCTCGACTTCGGCTTGGCAACCAAGCGTGGTGCAAGTGGCTTGGCATGCCAAACCGCGTCCGTTCCGCGCGTTGCTTTGGCAACAGGTTCGGCAGACTCGTTTGGTCATTGGCGTCGCTTGCTCTCTCTCGATGTTCGCAGTGGTTTGGGGCCTGGTGGGAGGAGATTCTGATATCCAGAGAGCGTTGATTGTCTTGGGATGGCCGGCGGCACAGCTGATGCTGGGAGTCGCCACGTTCCATGGAGATCGACGGGGAATGCGGCAAGGGTTCTTCGCCGACCGTGGTTGGTCGCCGAACCTGATTTGGGTGACTCGATTGATCCCAACCGCCTTGGCATCGTCGTTCTTGATGGTTTTGTTTCCATTCAGTGCTGGCCTCGATTTGTACATCGGGATGCCATACGGAACCGTGAACTTGTGGCAAGCCTTTGCGTTCAGCGTGGTTGTGCAAACCCTTCTTTTCTTGATCGGTGTTTTGACGGGGCAATGGGGCCGCCGTCCATCGCTGGCGTTCTTTGGCGCACCTGTGGTGGCTCTGCTCTGGATGCTACCCGCGTTTGGCCTGCTCGCGTTCTACGGAGGCTACACCGGGTTGCTGTGGCTGGCGGCCGGGGTGTTGCTGTTCGCAACTCGGCGTTTGACGCCCTTGGTCATGGAAGGTGTTTCTTCGGCTGCTGTTTGGGGACGAGGGTTGGCGTATTGCTTGCTGGCTTTGGGGGTGATGTGTCTGTGTCTGTTCACTCATCGCTGGTGGACAACGCCGCCGGAAATGCCGCAGTGGCGCAAAGAGATGCTGGCAATCGTTCAGGAGCCGGTTACGCCTGAAGTCATCGAGTCCACGATTGGTGTGTTGCCAGGGACTCGGAATCTCGAATTGAATGCGGATGTTTATCCGCTCGATCGGTTTGACGAGGGCATGAAGAAGATCATGCTGCAAACGGAATTTCCAAATGTGGGCACCGCAGACGCAGGCAAGATGCAATTCACTATCCGTTTGGATCCGAGCATCAATTGGTCCGGTTCGGCGAGGGTCGAAGCCATATACGGCAACCAACCGGAAC comes from the Rhodopirellula islandica genome and includes:
- a CDS encoding lipopolysaccharide biosynthesis protein encodes the protein MSTADSATQPTTTRSAFRVDSLAIGMIVMLAMTVLGRGIGFIRGMAFCRLMDDTDVGRWSMAFGFITLITPVMLLGIPGVLPRFTEHFRLKKSLTPFVRRIAIGTLTCTTIFVTTMLWLPDWFGWIVFLQPQDNRLIYGVVGAVVGMIAYNFVSDLNGSLRQVRMVSCMQFMQGVGFTLLSVAWLISGGSFTGVVWMFAASCLIASIPGLWSLIRSWESAQQISDSNDAITNSAQEPETQSPDDDLPFGLWDMIRRLAPYATALWLMNLIGNLFELSDRYMILHFIPATETLSAEIAGQAAVGQYHSGRIIPMLLLSLGTMIGGVMLPYLSADWEAKRFEAVQTRLRDALLAVSIVFTSGSAVAILLGPWIFNVLLQGRYTDGMTLMPMALCFCTWAALVTVGQNYLWTVEKGKWIPVAMAAGLTSNLALNAWLLPMLGLQGAVIATLCSHGVVMTGVWLAMIGCGYKLDLTLVVLSLLPVSLLFSPYVALLFAIAIGLMVWNDDATRHRWLNSLPEKVRSKLMPLG
- a CDS encoding GntR family transcriptional regulator, producing MFFSIDAASDVPIYEQIVRQVKLAVADGTLVGGQMLPSVRQLSRDIALNPNTIARAYRELQTQEILKPLRGRGMVVRRDAMDACTAARDDLVGDGVRRALADAIAGGMSPDQLRSLFESELSRLSAASAKSNSDESSLESVSSSNNEPSHE
- a CDS encoding ABC transporter ATP-binding protein, coding for MSKRFRNTVALDNVSLRVPAGTVFALLGENGAGKTTLIRILTGFQKPDSGAASILGHDCGQHSEEIRRKIGYVSDSPALYEWMTPPEIGWFVSAFYDEGFIPRYRELIEEFQVPPATKIKSMSKGQRAKVALALATAHDPELLILDEPTSGLDPMVRRQFLESMVDRAAAGRTVLLSSHHINEVERVADMVAMIHGGQVKLVQSMNDLKLHTRIVTATMDDAHVESPDLPGRVLSEMNNGRQRRWVITDWNDAGELHWGPDDGVRQFHVSVPTLEEVFIAVCGQPIRDEPSVFDRRQEVNDGHFA
- a CDS encoding ABC transporter permease produces the protein MATSLDAFAYPAVSRPRSAFQHLVWKDFRMLQTLLLAGVIGTAALFFLAVLRAAIDPVSDPSLATLSVLWVLLPNLVALGIPPISLGTENEERTLDWLRTLPVTWSQVLLSKLLVGFAAWALAVLIATACFVLSWVVLRGEWDWGEIGRISGSESIFELMVYGVGLLICGWIAALIVRNPVGSVMLVIPLIVGLTLLWNYSIAGLVSTHFHHGVTFLEATAGQRVAILCFAVVCLVALGAVIAGLARHRLAGASDHRWQAPAVASTSAWQPSVVQVAWHAKPRPFRALLWQQVRQTRLVIGVACSLSMFAVVWGLVGGDSDIQRALIVLGWPAAQLMLGVATFHGDRRGMRQGFFADRGWSPNLIWVTRLIPTALASSFLMVLFPFSAGLDLYIGMPYGTVNLWQAFAFSVVVQTLLFLIGVLTGQWGRRPSLAFFGAPVVALLWMLPAFGLLAFYGGYTGLLWLAAGVLLFATRRLTPLVMEGVSSAAVWGRGLAYCLLALGVMCLCLFTHRWWTTPPEMPQWRKEMLAIVQEPVTPEVIESTIGVLPGTRNLELNADVYPLDRFDEGMKKIMLQTEFPNVGTADAGKMQFTIRLDPSINWSGSARVEAIYGNQPERFRDRALALEKELGPVKMMGESVSQSELYSLCVSTPISMKSGTRTFRSDGSYFYAGQYHPFDWRPLRRKALEVAAKWSTLSREQAPKFGALGELLENAETNEWIVIAGLRQIAYDQNLFSDRPLPQGEEDRMDREVFVRVVDQLASEDLRRESRQRCLIAEWQRFQTGDWSGWFDDELGNEKPFLEAPLSDPLYRLGIEQKRFERKLDVAVRTTLEQLEDGLPEWDDPELAEQRLLWGELLKDRRNAQNSLGHQELASPPRAPVFYREQDLMIDELRQMADRLREP